In Neisseria perflava, the DNA window CAAGCGAATAGACCTCATGATTCAGCAACAAGATAGCCTGAATACGCATTACAAAAATTTGCAAACAATCCCCGGTATAGGCAAAGATACCGCTGCAATCCTGCTAAATCATCTCACAGACAAACAATTTAAGACGGCCAACCAATTCGTATCATTCGCCGGATTAAGTCCGCGCATTGAACAATCAGGAACCAGCGTAAATAAAAAAGGCAGATTAAGCCGCTACGGTCACCGCCGGCTTAAACGCGCCTTGTTTATGCCCGCGCTTGTCGCCTATCGAATTAAAGCCTTTCCTAAGTTAGTTCAAAACTTATCTCAAAAGCCTAAAATGATCGTCATTGTTGCTTTGATGCGCAAACTCGCCAAAATCGCCTACTACATCCATAAAACACAAAAGCCGTTCGAAAAAATGCGCTATCAAATAGCTTAACAAAAACAAACAAAAAAACGGCTGCCGTAAAAGCAGCCGTGACTTGTTGCATTCGATGGAAAAGCAATAACTAAATATTAAGTAAAAACAATTAAATATAAAATAAATCGAAATTCATATTTGACAATGCTATATACCATCTTTTGATTTGTTCCCAACCTCACAAACCCTTAAAAATCAGCTATAATGCCCAACTATTTGATTTTCGCTTATCCCATATTGAAATGGCACAAAAAATTCAATCTGTAAAAGGTATGAACGACCTTTTACCTGTCGAACAAAAAGATTTCAAACTGACGGCTGCGTTTTGGCAGGCGTTTGAAGATACGGTCGGCCGTTGGACACGCGCTTACGGCTATCAGCAAATCCGTACGCCGATTGTCGAGCAAACCGGTTTGTTTGTCCGCTCCATCGGCGAGGAAACCGATGTGGTCGGCAAGGAAATGTACACCTTCTCCGATTCAAACGATTCTTTGAGTTTGAGCTTGCGTCCTGAAGGTACGGCTTCTTGTTTGCGTGCGGTGGTCGAACACAACCTTCTCTACAACAGCCCGCAAAAGCTGTGGTATATGGGGCCGATGTTCCGTCGCGAGCGTCCGCAAAAAGGCCGTTATCGTCAGTTCCATCAAGTCGGTATCGAGGCTTTGGGTTTTGAAGGGCCGGATATTGATGCGGAAATCATCGCGATGTCTGCCGACTTATGGGAAAAATTGGGTATTCGCGAATACCTGACTTTGGAAATCAACAGCTTGGGCAACCGTGAGGAACGTGCGGCACACCGTGCTGCATTGGTTGAATATTTGACCCGCTATGAAGCGCAACTGGACGAAGACAGCAAACGCCGTCTGAAAACCAATCCTTTACGCGTTTTGGATACGAAAAACCCTGATTTGCAGGAAATCTGCAACGCGGCGCCGCGTTTGGTGGATTACTTGGGCGAGGCTTCGCAAAACCACTATGCACGCTTCAAGGCGATGTTGGACGGTTTGAGTATTCAATATGTTGAGAATCCGCGCTTGGTACGCGGTTTGGATTACTACAATCAGACGGTTTTTGAGTGGACGACCGACAAACTCGGCGCGCAGGCGACTGTGTGTGGCGGCGGCCGTTACGATGGTTTGATTGAAGAGCTTGGCGGTAAGCCTGCGCCGTCTATCGGCTTTGCGATGGGTATTGAGCGCCTGCTGCTTTTGGTTAGCGAATACGGCTCGTTGGAGGTGAACGCCGCGCCTGATGTCTATGCAATGCACCAAGGCGAAGGTGCGGACTTGCAGGTGATGAAATACGCGCAAGCTCTACGTGCTCAAGGTTTCAATGTGATGCAGCATTCCGGCTATCAAAGCCTGAAGGCGCAAATGAAAAAAGCAGACAACAGTGGCGCACGCTTTGCCCTGATTGTGGCTCAGGATGAGCTGGCAAACGGTACGGTTACCCTGAAAGATATGCAGGGCAAACACGAACAACAAACCGTTGCCGCCGCTGATTTGACAGACACTTTACAACAATGGAAGAACGCATAAATGGCAGCCCATTTGGAAGAACAACAAGAGTTAGACAACTTTAAATATTTTTGGAAACGCACCGGCCGTTGGATTTTTGCCTTGCTGATCGTGGCGGCCTTGGGATATTTGGGTTACACCATTTACCAAGGCCAAAAAGCGTCAAAAGATCAGGAAGCCGCCGCCGTATTGGCGCAAATGGTGGAAAAGGCGCAGCAAAAAACCGACCAAAAAGCCATCAATGCCGATTTGGCCGAATTGCAAAAAAACTATCCTGATTCTATTTCGACAGCCCAAGCCACTTTGATGGTAGCGGCAACCGAGTTTGATGCCGGCCGTTATGATGTGGCGGAAGGTCATTTGAATTGGGTGCTGAAAAACCAAAACGCACCGCTGGTTCAAGCTTTGGCGGCGCAACGTTTGGGCGTTGTCCTGTTGCAGCAGAAAAAATACGATGCCGCCATCAATGCCCTGAATACTCAGGTTGAGGCTGACTTCGAGCCTTTGATGCTGGAAACCAAAGGCGATGTTTACGTTGCCCAAAATAAAACCAAAGAAGCCGTACAAAGTTACGAAGCTGCTTTGAGTAAATTGCCGCAAACCGCAGTAGGCCGCGAATTGCTGCAAATGAAAATCGACAGCTTGAAATAAGTCTGTTTGAAATCAAGGCCGTCTGAAGTTGCCATGACTTTTCAGACGGCCTACACTTATCCTTATCAACCGTGTTTTTAAAACACCTGCTTGTGTTCCGCTCCCGATTTTAGGCGGCACTTGACACAGAAAGACTCCATCATGAAACCAACCATCGCGCTTGTCGGCCGCCCAAATGTCGGCAAATCTACTTTATTCAACCGTTTGACGCGCACCAAAGACGCGCTCGTGCATGACTTGCCCGGCCTGACGCGTGACCGACATTACGGTCATGGTAAAGTCGGCAGCAAACCTTATTTGGTCATCGATACCGGCGGCTTTGAGCCGGTTGTGGACAGCGGCATTTTGCACGAAATGGCAAAACAAACCTTGCAGGCTGTCGATGAAGCCGATGCGGTTGTGTTTTTGGTCGACGGCCGCACCGGTTTGACGCCGCAAGACAAAATCATTGCCGACCGTTTGCGCCAAAGTCCACGTCCCGTTTATTTGGCCGTGAATAAAGGCGAGGGCGGCAATAGGGCCGTGCTTGCCGCCGAGTTCTACGAACTTGCTTTGGGCGACCCTTATGTTATCTCAGGTGCGCACGGCGATGGCGTGTATTATCTGATTGAAGATATTTTGGAAACCTTCCCTGAGCCTGAAAAGGAAGAGGAAGAAGCGAAACATCCTGTTTTTGCTGTAATCGGCCGTCCAAATGTCGGCAAATCCACGCTGGTTAACGCCATTCTCGGCGAAGAGCGTGTGATTGCCTTTGATATGGCAGGCACGACGCGCGACAGTATCCATATCGATTTTGAACGCGAAGGCAAGCCGTTTACCATCATCGATACCGCAGGTGTGCGCCGTCGCGGCAAAGTGGATGAAGCGGTGGAAAAGTTCTCCGTTATCAAAGCCATGCAGGCAGTTGAGGCGGCAAACGTTGCTGTTTTGGTATTGGATGCGCAACAAGATATCGCCGATCAAGATGCGACGATTGCGGGTTTTGCTTTGGAAGCAGGCCGTGCTTTGGTGGTGGCGGTCAATAAATGGGACGGCATTAGCGAAGAGCGTCGCGAGCAAGTGAAACGTGATATCAACCGCAAACTGTATTTCCTTGATTTTGCTAAGTTCCACTTTATTTCTGCGTTGAAAGAGCGCGGTATAGACGGTTTGTTTGAAAGCATTCAGGCTGCCTACAATGCGGCGATGATTAAGATGCCGACGCCGAAAATCACGCGCGTATTGCAAAGCGCGATCGAGCGTCAACAGCCGCCGCGTGCTGGCTTGGTGCGTCCGAAAATGCGTTATGCCCACCAGGGCGGCATGAATCCGCCGGTGATTGTGGTTCACGGCAATTCACTGCATGCCATTTCTGACAGCTACACACGTTATCTGACCCAAACGTTCCGCAAAGCCTTCAATCTGCAAGGGACGCCGCTCAGAATTCAATACAATGTTTCGGAAAACCCGTATGAAAATGCGGAAGACAAACCGAAGAAAAAACCGTTGCGCCGTGTCAGCCTGAGCAACCGTATTGAGAAACGCGAAGGCCGCAAGGAAGAGAAAAACCGCTTCAAGAAGAAAACTAAAGTTAGCGTGAAAAAACAATTCAGCAAATAAGCACAAAGGCCGTCTGAACAATTTCAGACGGCCTTTTTATCATAAAAAACAGCTTATTAGAACTTCATAGCATATTTTCGATAGGATTTGCCGAATTTAAAAAAACATCCAATTTGGGTTTAGGGTTGTTGTGAATATGGAAATGAAACAGTCGGTTTGACGGGAAGTTCCCTTATTGCTGGATTCCTAAACGGTGTGATAGAAAAAAATAGTTGGTAATTTATCCTATTCGGGGCTACAATCCCATCAAACGCCGATTTTGGCGTCTTTACAATCATAATAATGGAGCTCAAGAATATGACAGCTAAAGGACAAATGTTACAAGATCCTTTTTTGAATGCGTTGCGTAAAGAGCACGTTCCGGTTTCAATCTACTTGGTAAACGGCATCAAGCTGCAAGGTCAAGTGGAATCATTCGACCAGTACGTTGTTCTGCTGCGTAATACTTCCGTCACTCAAATGGTTTACAAACACGCTATCTCAACAATCGTTCCTGCACGCGCAGTCAGCCTGCAACACGAAAACAAACAACCTCAAGCCGCTGCTGCAGCTGCTCCGGTTCAAGTTGAGACTGTGCAACAACCTGCCGAATAAATGATGTAACGCATTCCTGTTTTTCAATACCTTACCGCTTTTGCGGTAGGGTATTTTTATTTTCAGACGACCTTTATCATGCTGCTTGAGAACATTCTTCCCTTTGCCCACTCCCTGTTACGACAAGCCTTAAAATCGGGCGGCCGCGCTTTGGATGCGACGGCCGGAAACGGGCATGATACTTTGCTGTTGGTGCAGTCGGTTGGTGAGACGGGTAGGGTGTGGGCATTTGATGTGCAATCCAAAGCACTGGCGCAGACTCAAGGCCGTCTGAAAGAAAACGGCGTAGATGGCCGGGTAGCCCTGATACATGACGGCCATGAAAACCTTTTGTCTTATATTGACGAGCCTTTAGATGCCGCAGTATTTAATTTCGGTTGGCTGCCGGGGGGCGATAAAAGCTGTACGACTGAGGCGGTAAGCAGCATCCGTGCGTTGACGGATACTTTGGGTTTGCTGAAAGAGGGCGGCCTTGCTGTGGCGGTATTGTATCCGGGGCATGAAGCCGGCCGAATAGAGGCTGAAGCGATTGTGCAATGGGTGGAAACTTTGCCGCAGGAAGACTTTGCCGTGTTACGTTATGGCTTTGTCAACCGCC includes these proteins:
- the hisS gene encoding histidine--tRNA ligase is translated as MAQKIQSVKGMNDLLPVEQKDFKLTAAFWQAFEDTVGRWTRAYGYQQIRTPIVEQTGLFVRSIGEETDVVGKEMYTFSDSNDSLSLSLRPEGTASCLRAVVEHNLLYNSPQKLWYMGPMFRRERPQKGRYRQFHQVGIEALGFEGPDIDAEIIAMSADLWEKLGIREYLTLEINSLGNREERAAHRAALVEYLTRYEAQLDEDSKRRLKTNPLRVLDTKNPDLQEICNAAPRLVDYLGEASQNHYARFKAMLDGLSIQYVENPRLVRGLDYYNQTVFEWTTDKLGAQATVCGGGRYDGLIEELGGKPAPSIGFAMGIERLLLLVSEYGSLEVNAAPDVYAMHQGEGADLQVMKYAQALRAQGFNVMQHSGYQSLKAQMKKADNSGARFALIVAQDELANGTVTLKDMQGKHEQQTVAAADLTDTLQQWKNA
- a CDS encoding YfgM family protein codes for the protein MAAHLEEQQELDNFKYFWKRTGRWIFALLIVAALGYLGYTIYQGQKASKDQEAAAVLAQMVEKAQQKTDQKAINADLAELQKNYPDSISTAQATLMVAATEFDAGRYDVAEGHLNWVLKNQNAPLVQALAAQRLGVVLLQQKKYDAAINALNTQVEADFEPLMLETKGDVYVAQNKTKEAVQSYEAALSKLPQTAVGRELLQMKIDSLK
- the der gene encoding ribosome biogenesis GTPase Der, which gives rise to MKPTIALVGRPNVGKSTLFNRLTRTKDALVHDLPGLTRDRHYGHGKVGSKPYLVIDTGGFEPVVDSGILHEMAKQTLQAVDEADAVVFLVDGRTGLTPQDKIIADRLRQSPRPVYLAVNKGEGGNRAVLAAEFYELALGDPYVISGAHGDGVYYLIEDILETFPEPEKEEEEAKHPVFAVIGRPNVGKSTLVNAILGEERVIAFDMAGTTRDSIHIDFEREGKPFTIIDTAGVRRRGKVDEAVEKFSVIKAMQAVEAANVAVLVLDAQQDIADQDATIAGFALEAGRALVVAVNKWDGISEERREQVKRDINRKLYFLDFAKFHFISALKERGIDGLFESIQAAYNAAMIKMPTPKITRVLQSAIERQQPPRAGLVRPKMRYAHQGGMNPPVIVVHGNSLHAISDSYTRYLTQTFRKAFNLQGTPLRIQYNVSENPYENAEDKPKKKPLRRVSLSNRIEKREGRKEEKNRFKKKTKVSVKKQFSK
- the hfq gene encoding RNA chaperone Hfq, which produces MTAKGQMLQDPFLNALRKEHVPVSIYLVNGIKLQGQVESFDQYVVLLRNTSVTQMVYKHAISTIVPARAVSLQHENKQPQAAAAAAPVQVETVQQPAE
- a CDS encoding tRNA (mnm(5)s(2)U34)-methyltransferase, with amino-acid sequence MLLENILPFAHSLLRQALKSGGRALDATAGNGHDTLLLVQSVGETGRVWAFDVQSKALAQTQGRLKENGVDGRVALIHDGHENLLSYIDEPLDAAVFNFGWLPGGDKSCTTEAVSSIRALTDTLGLLKEGGLAVAVLYPGHEAGRIEAEAIVQWVETLPQEDFAVLRYGFVNRRNASPYLLAIEKLRQK